AATAAAAGTGCTAACTCTTTTGAAATAGCAAGTCCTAAACCAGTTCCTCCATATTTTCTAGTTGTACTTCCATCAGCTTGTTTAAATCTTTCAAAAATATGATTTAATTTTTCTTTTGGAATACCTATTCCTTCATCTATAACTTTTATTGTCAAATCATTGGCATTTTCTTCTAAAATTACCTCTATTTTTCCCTCTTGTGTAAACTTAATTGCATTACTTATTAGATTTTTTAAAATCTGTTTTATTCTATTTGAATCAGTTAATAAATAAATCTCATTTAACAAACAATTTGAAATTAATAATAAATTCTTTTCAATTGCAAGTGGTTGCATTTGAGTAATTAAATCATCAATCAATTGATTCATATTTATTTTTGTTAAATTTATAGCTATTTCACCTGCTTCAATTTTAGAAATATCCAAAATATCATTTATCAAAACTAATAAATCATTTCCACAATTATTGATGATTTTCATATTTTTAACTTGCTCATCATCGAGTTTTTTATTTTTATTTTTTGCCATAATTGATGAAATTACAATAATAGAATTTAATGGTGTCTTTAATTCATGAGACATATTTGCTAAAAAATCGCTTTTATATTTATCAGATTCTATTAATTTTTTTTGTTGTTCTTTTAATTCATTTGTTAAATGTTTCAATATTTTATTTTTATTTTTCATTCTTTGAACATTTAAACAAGCATCAATACTTATATTTAATTTCACAATTAAATCTTGAAACATAGAAGTTATATATTCAAAATTCACATCACTATTTTCATAAATAATGTAAAATATTCCTTTATCTAAAGGCAAAACCAATAGTTTATTTTGCTCAAAATCAAATATCTTTACATATTTTAAATCTTGTATATACTCCTTTAGTAACTCGTTATTAAACTCCAAAGAATTATTGTAAGACATATATCTATATATATCATTATTTTCATCAATAAGATAAAAAAAACCATTTATAGCATTTGTTTCTTCAACAAATGTAGTAATGATCTCTTTTATCATAGAATTCAAATCTAAACTATTACCAATTGAGCTATGACATTTGTATGTCAATGCCAAATGTTCCATAAACATATTTTCACCTTTAATGATTAAAAAAATCTTCAATCAGAAAAAATAATACCATAAAAAGTTCTTTTTAGTAAAGATATTTTTATTTATAACTTTTTTTAAATTTTTTTATTCCCTATGAATATTTTAGCTAACTTTAATTATTTAAAGTATATAATTCCGTCCACTTAAATTATTGGGGTATCGCCAAGCGGTAAGGCAACGGTTTTTGGTACCGTCATTCGAAGGTTCGAATCCTTCTACCCCATCCAAATTAGTTTAAGTTTTATTATTGATGGTGAGGTTGGAGAGTGGTCAAATCCTGCGGACTGTAAATCCGCCGCCTACGGCTTCGAAGGTTCGAATCCTTCTCTCACCACCACTTTTTTTATTCAAAAGCAACAAGGGTTCGATAGCTCAGTCGGTAGAGCAAAGGATTGAAAATCCTTGTGTCGACAGTTCGATTCTGTCTCGAACCACCACTTTTGAATTTTTATATACACATGTGCGAGTGTGGCGGAATAGGTAGACGCGCGGGACTTAAAATCCCGTTCCGGTTTCGGAGTGTGAGTTCGATTCTCACCATTCGCACCACTTTGTGTTTTTAATCCCAAATATATACTATCTTAAATTTAAAAATCACAAACTGTTCTAAGATTGTACCAATAGTATTCTAATCAACTTCAAAGTTTTGATAACATAACTAAAATAAATGGAACATGATATTTTGGAGCGCCAACAATATCAAATATTTTACATGTCACAGCTGCAAACTTTAAAATATCATCTTTTGTATATTCATGCTCATAAGCGTTGTCTAGTAACTCTAAACTCTTTTGTGATACTAATTCTAAATCATCACAATTCACAATATCTTCATCAAGTGTTTTTACAAATTTACAGGCATGTGGAAATATTTCTAATAGTTCTTTTAACTCTGTTTCTTCAGTACCTTCTAAAAGTTGTGAATACTTTTTGAAAAAATCGTTTATCTCTTGAAATTTGCAAACCATGTGATTCCTTTGTGTTTATTTTTTAATATACAAAAAGTGTACCACCTATTTTAATTTTGACAAGTTAACAAAAAATCACTCTTCTTCTGACAACTTTAATTTTATTCTAAATTGTGCACCAAAATATTTTTTATCATTAAAAATAAACTCTTTATTTTTAACACTGATTATTCCATTTAGATGTTTAGTTACTATCTCTTCAGTCATATAAAGACCAATTCCTGTACCTTGAGATTGATGTTTTGTTGTAAAATATGGTTCAAAAATTTTATTAATAACCTCTTCTTTAATTCCACCTGCATTATCTTTTATTATAATATTTACCTCATCTATATTATTTTTATAAACATCAATAAAAATATATCTATCATTCTCTTTTTTCAATAATTCATCTCTTGAATTATTCAAAATATTAATCAATGCCTGAATTAGTTCATTTTCATAACTAAATAATTCAATATCTTCAATATTTTTAATTATATGTATCTCTTTTGCATTAAATTGTGCAGAAATTAAATCTAAAGTTGTTGAGAAAGTATTTCTTAGGAAGAACTTTGTTTTTTGTCTATTTGGACTAAAGAAGTTTCTAAAATCATCTATTGTTTGTGATAGATATTGTGCTGATGTATTTATCTTTTTTGAAGCTTCAAAGAAAAATTCATCAGTTAAAATTCCCATCTCTTTTTGTAAAACCATTCCACTTGAAGCTGTTGTAATGGTTGATAATGGCTGTCTCCATTGATGGGCAATATTTCCTATCATCTCTCCCATAGCTGCCATTTTTGATTGTTGGTGTAAAATCAACTGTTTTTTATCTAACTCTTTTTTATATTGTCTAAATTTATTTTCTAAAAATAAAGAGACATATCTTGATATTAGCAATAATATAACAATTAAAATAGAACCAATAATCAATATATTTTTTATATAATTATCATATTTTTCATCTAGTTTTCTTTTTGTCTCAAGAATTTTTGAATTTATATCATCTTCATAAAATCCTGTTCCAATTAACCAATTCCAATCGTTTAAACCTTGAATATAACTAATTTTTTTAGTTGGAAGATTATTTGTAGGTTTTTCATTTTGTATATATGAATAAAAACCATTACCTTTTTTTGCTATTTCTATCATTTCAGGTATTACATTTTCGCTATTTTCAATACCTTTGTTTTCAATATAATTTTTACCTATATAATCTTTTTTTATGTGACTTAAATACAAACCATCATAATTTAATACAAATATATAACCTGAGTTACCAAATTTAATCATATTTATATATTCTAAGGCTTTTTTCTGAATCATTTTTTCAAAATCTTCAAAATATTCACCTGTTCCAATAGCCATATTTAAAGGCTCAAAATATTTATAAAATGATATCTTTCTTGCTACTTGTCCATTTGTATTTGGTTTGTACCAATAATATTCATCAAATCTTTCAGTTTTTTCTTTTATTACATTTACAATTGATTGAAAAAGTTTATAACCTCTTGCATCTGTATAATCTATAAAATTTTTTCCTTCAATACTTGTATCTATTGGATGTAAAAGTTTATTTCCATAAACATCATCCATAAAAATATACCCTCTTCCATCATTAAATGATAAAGAACCTAATGCAATTTTTATTAACTCAAATATCTCTTCATTTGTTTTTGTATCTTTATATTTTTCATATATTCCAGTTGCGATTCCATGAGCTTCATAAACTCTATTTTTAACACTATTTTTAAGTTCTTGTTCTGTACTTTTTTGAAGTTGTTTTATAAAAGAATATACTCTTGAAACCTCTTCTTTTATATTTTCTTTATTTTCTAAAATATATTTTTCTTCAATATCTTTTTTCTCTTCATTAAAAGTATTTTTATTTTCAAAATATAAAAATAAGATTACAAAAATAGAAAAAAATATAACAAAAATTGAAGGCATAAATTTTATTATTTTTAAAAATTGTTTTTCTTTTGAAGTTTCCATATTTTAATTACTTTTTCATAGAATCATATAAGCGAGCATTATAACAATTTTTATTTTAATTGGCGATTTTAAATTACTTTGATTATTATATTTAGGATAAAAGTAATCCTTTGATATAATCTTTTTTTTAAAAAATTTTATAAGGATTATTATGACAAAAATAGGAATATTAGTAGCTAGTTCTAATAACAATCAAAAATTAGGTTTAAAACTTAAAGAATTAGCATTAAGCCAAAATTGTGAAGTTGATTTAATAAATTTAGTTGATTTAAGATTACCATTATATAGCACAGTTGAAGAGGAAGAGAATGGAATTCCTGAATCAGCACTTGATTTAGCAACAAAAATTCTAGCGTTAAAAGCTTTTATTATTGTTGCACCAGAATATAACGGAGTTATGCCTCCTGTATTAAACAATGCTATGGCATGGACTTCACGAGCTACAAAAAATTGGAGAGATGCTTTCAATGAAAAATTTGTAGGACTTGCAACTCACAGTGGTGGAGGTGGAGCAAAAGGTCTTCAAGCTATGAGAATTATGTTTCAACATTTAGGTTCAACTATAATAGCTAGAGAAATTTTAACTACTTATGAAAAACCTTTAAATGAAGAGAGTGCAATCGCAATGATTAACTCATTAAAAAAATTAGCAATGGCTTAAGATTTTTCTTAAGCCTTTTCTTCTTTTATTAAAAGCTTAGGTTCATTTATATAATAACCTTGAGCATAATCTATACCCAACTCTTTTACTTTTTCAAAGATTTCTTTACTTGATACAAATTCTGCTATTGTTTTAAAACCTTGTCTTTTTGCAAAATCTACAATTGTTATAACTATTTCTTGATTATTCTTATTAATTAAAATATCTTTTATCAATGAACCATCAATTTTTATATAATCAGCATTTAATCTAATTAAATATTCAAAGTTTGAATACCCTGAACCAAAATCATCAATTGCAATTTTACAACCAAGTTTTCTAACTTTGTCAATAAAAACATTAACTAAAGAGAAATCTTCTATTCCTTCTGATTCAACAATTTCAAATACAATTTTAGAGGCAATATTATATTCAACTAACATATCCAAAATATAAGTAGATATTGTTTTATTTTTTATATCTTCAAATGTTAAATTTAATGAAAGTTCATAATCTTTATCTTTAAAATACTCAAATGATTTTTTAATAACTCTTTTTGTAAGTTTTAAATACTGTTTTGATTTTTTTGCAATATCTAAAAAATAGTAAGGAGAAATAGCAATACCATCTTCATCTACTAATCTTACTAAAGCTTCATATTTTTCTATTTTATTTGTTTGAATATTTAGAATTGGTTGATAATATGGAACTATTTTGTCATTTTCAAATGCTTTTTTTAATTTTGTAGTCCACATAATATTTTTTTCATAAATCTTTTCAATCTCTAAATTCTTATCATAAATATGAATATCTTTATTTACTTTGGCATATCTTTTAATTATATTTGCAGTTTTCTTTAAACTATTTTTATCTTCAAAAGAGATACTATAATTCATTTGTACATATATCTCTTTTCCTTTTATTGTTAAAGGAGATGAAGAAATCGAATCTACTAAAAATTTAACAAATCTTGTAAAATGTTCTCTTTCTTCATTATCTGCTAAAATCGCAAATTCATCTGAATAGATTCTATATAAAGAGTATTTATTTCCCATAAACTTTCTAAATACTTTTGAAATAATTTTTAAAACCTCATCTCCAACATCATAACCATAAAAATCATTTATTTCACCAAATCTACTTATATCCAATAAAGCTAAAGCAGGTTTTCTTGATTTTTTTATATCTTCTAATAATTTGAATCGATTTCCCTCTTTTGTTAAAAAATCTTCTCTCAAACTTTTCTCTAATTCAACTGATTTATGTATTAAATCTGTTATTTCATGTCTTATTGCTATATATTCAATTATTTCATTATCTTCATCTAAAATAGGCATAATAGTGATATTTACATAATAATACTCACCATCTTTTCTTCTATTTCTTAAAACTCCTTGCCAAGTTTTTTTGCTACTTATTGTTTTCCATAAATCTTTAAAAACTTCTTTTGAACTTTCGCCTTTTAAAAGATTATGGGGTTTGCCAAGAATCTCTTCTCTTGAATATAAAGTTACCTCACAAAATTTATCATTTACATAAGTGATATTACCTTTTAAATCTGCTTTTGAAACAATATTACTCTCTTCAACAGCCTGTTTATACTGATTTAATATATGATTTTCCCTCTTTAATTTTCTCATATTTTTTACAATAGATAACAAATAAAGAATGATTACAAATGCTAACAATAATAGATAATCTTCAGTTACAAAATTCAAAAGAGTCCTTAAATAAATTTATTTTTTATTATTGTACTATGTTTTTAATTATTTATTACAGTTAAATTTCTGCTTAAAAACTATTCTTATACTGTAACTTTATTGTCATTGTTTTATGTTACAATTTTATTATGAAAGAAAAAGTATATGTCCTAGACACAAATATCATCTTACAAAATCTTCAAAATCTCTACAAAATTTCCGATAATAAAACTAACCACATTGTAATACCTGAAACAGTACTTCTTGAATTAGAGGATAAAAAGAAACTGCCAAATGAATTAGGGTATTACTCAAGAGAGTTTGCAAGATTATTAGCTAAGATGAAAATAAAAGAGGTTGATTATAAATTAGGTTTTAAAGTTGTGAAACTTTTTAATGAAGAAATAAATATTGACATCATTGCAAAAGATGTTTATGATACTCAAATAGAACAAATTCATATCTCTGAATCAAATGATAAAAGAATTATTGAAGTAGCTTCTATTGCCCAAGAGTATTATAGAGGATATAAAACTATTTTTTTATCACTTGATGTTTATGCTAGAACTTTTGCACTATTTAAAGGAATAAAAACAGAAACTCTGCATGATGATAAATCAATGGTTCCAAATTTTAACTTTGTAAAATCAATAGAACTAGATTCTTCTTTATTTAATAGTTTAGAGAATAAAGATATCACTTCTATTGACAAAGATTATGAGATGGAAAATTTTGCTTATTGTTTTGAAAGTACAGATGGGAACATCGAATATGCGATTATTACAAATGGCAAAATTGATATTCTAAAAGAGAATGATTTTAAAGCTTTAAATGTAAAACCTGTGAATATAAAACAAAAACTTTTTACAAAAGCGATTTTAACAAATCTATACGATTTACTTGTAATTGATGCAAAAGCAGGAAGTGGGAAAACTTTGATGTCAGTAGTTAGTTCTATGAGGTTAATTGATTTAGGACTATATGATAAAATCGTATATGTTAGAAACTCAATAGAATCATTAGATAAAGGCGCTGATGTTGGATATCTATCAGGAAATGATGAAAAATTTAGAATTTATAATATGGCATTACAAGATACTTTAGAGTTTATTGCAAAAAAACATCTAAAAAAGAGTGAAAATAGAGAAAATCAAGAATCTATTGATTCAAAAATTGATGAACTAAAATCAAGATATTGTATTGAAACACTTTGGCCAGGAGAAGCAAGAGGACGAACTTTAAGTGGAGCTATTGTTATTATGGATGAGTGGCAAAATAGTAGTGAAAAAACAACTCAACTAATACTTTCGAGACTTGATGAGAGTTGTATGGCAATTGTTATTGGTTCAAATAGACAAATAGATAACTTATATTTGAATAAATATAACAATGGACTAACAACTCTTTTAAAACAGACAAATGAGTCTCACCCTGAACTTAAAATGTTTGCTATTGAGTTAGAAAAAGCAGTTCGAGGTAAATTTGCTCAATTTACAGAAAGAATTTTTGAAAAAAAAGTAGAGAACTAAACTTCTCTATTTTTTAGAACAATTTCCTTTGTCACCACAACCACAATTACCATTTTTTCCAAATAATTTGTTTAAAAAATAAATTGCTGCAATTCCAACTATAATGTAAATAATAATGTCTTCCATTTTAAACCTTATTTTGATAATGATTATTATATCATCAAATTGTAATTTTGCATTTTTTTTAAGTTTAAAACAATAAAATATAATAATAAAAATAAAAGGATATCCCATACAAAATAGATTAATAAATGATACTATTTACAATCATATAGAATATACAAAACTTGAAGATAAAATCCTTCAAACAAAAATAGTAAATAGATTACAGTTCATAACACAAAATGCTTTGGCATATTTTTCTTATCCCTCAATCACTACAAAAAGATTTATTCATAGTTTAGGAACTATGCATTTAGCCTCTTTTATGTTTAAAAATGCACTTTTAAATGCAGATAAAAAAACAAAAACTGATTTTTTATCTAACCTAAAAAATGTGATAGTTTCAATAATTATCGAAGAGAATCTAAAACTTACTTTTGATGATATGGATTATTTTGACAACAAAGCTTTATATCAATTTACAATTCCAACAAAATCAAAATCACAAAGAGCAACTTATACTATATTTTTACAAACCCTAAGAATCGTTGCCCTACTTCATGATGTTGGACATCTTCCTTTTTCACATCAAGTTGAATATGCCCTAAAAAAAGTTTATGACAAAATTAGATTAAAAGAGCAAAATCAAGAAGTTTTACTGGAAAAAGAGGTAGTTTTTAAAGAAAATTATGAAGAGATAACAAATAACTCAAAAGAGGTTTTACATGAAGCAATAGGTGAAAATCTTTTAAAACTTTTATTTGATTATGAATTAGAAGAATTAATCTCAAAATCTTATGAAAAAGAGTATCTAAAACTTATTAAAAGACTTGCCCTTTTAATTCTTGAAGAAGAGTTTTATGAAGGTTTTGATTTTAAAGTTTTACATGAATTTATAGATAGTACAGTTGATGCAGATAGACTTGATTACATAAATCGTGATATGTTAGCAAGTGGTTATATAACTGGTCCAAATGACCATATAAGAATTACAAAACAAGCAGTTCTTGTAGAAAAAGATGAAAAATTTTATCTAAGTTTTTATGATATGAGTTTGATTGACATTGAACATATGTTAGAGATGAGATTTAACCTTTATAAAAAAGTTATCTTCAATCATGGTATTGCAAAAACAGATACTTTACTTGAAAGTGTGGTTCAATATTTAGCAAGCAAATATTTTGAAGATGAAAAAGAAGAAAAACTTTCAAACTCTATTTCAATGCTTTGGAATTTTAAAAACCAAAATAGACAAAAAGAGCTTGATACAATCTCTATGCTTGATGAAAACTGGTTGATTTCACTCTTTAAAAATAGATATTTTGATATAAAAGATAAAGAGATTCAAACAAAAGAAGATACAAAATATTTATACTGTTTTGAAGAGGTTTTATTTGGAAAACGAAGATTTAGAAGTCCATGGAAAAATCTAAATGAATTTTATAAAGTTTTAGATTTTACAACGGTAGAAAGATACAAATTTAGAGAAAGTTTTGGATTTATAACAGCAAATAGATTGACAAAACTTCAAGTTGCTTTAGAAGATTTTATAAAAAAATATGAAAATGAAGAGTTATATTTTGCATATCAAATAGTTTCATTTAAACTTGGAATTGCTAAAGATTTTTATCTTTTTGATGGAGAAGAACTTATAAATATTGATGAAATTTCAACTTTGAGAAAAAGATTAAAACACTCAATGAGAAATACTGTTCCATTTTATTTATATTCAACTAAAAAAGTTTTATCACCTGAAATGAAAGTTGATTTAAAATCTATATTATTTAACATTTTTGAGGAATGAAATAAATAGATATTTTGATAAAATTAAAAATATCATTTTAAAGGATAAATCTTGGATTTAACTACTCTTAGAGCAAAATATACAACAAGAGGTTTAGATATAAAAGATTTAAACCCAAATCCTTTTTTACAATTTGAGCTTTGGTTCAATCAAGCAATGCAAGCAAAACTTACTGAACCAAACGCTTTTTCCCTAGCAACTGTTGGAACTGATATGATGCCAAGTATTAGAACAGTTTTACTTAAAATATTTGATGAAAAAGGTTTTGTATTTTTTACAAATTATAAAAGTAAAAAAGCAAAACAAATAGAAGTAAATCCAAAAGCAGCTGCACTTTTTCCTTGGCTTGACTTAGAACGTCAAGTAAAAATTGAAGGAAATATTGAAAAAATCTCAACAACTGAATCTTTAAAATATTTTCTTTCACGCCCAAAAGGGAGTCAAATTGGAGCTTGGGTTTCTCACCAAAGTCAAGTTATTAGCTCAAGAAGTTTGCTTGAACAAAAATTTGATGAAATCAAAAGAAAGTTTGTAAAAGGT
The genomic region above belongs to Arcobacter ellisii and contains:
- a CDS encoding sensor histidine kinase, yielding MFMEHLALTYKCHSSIGNSLDLNSMIKEIITTFVEETNAINGFFYLIDENNDIYRYMSYNNSLEFNNELLKEYIQDLKYVKIFDFEQNKLLVLPLDKGIFYIIYENSDVNFEYITSMFQDLIVKLNISIDACLNVQRMKNKNKILKHLTNELKEQQKKLIESDKYKSDFLANMSHELKTPLNSIIVISSIMAKNKNKKLDDEQVKNMKIINNCGNDLLVLINDILDISKIEAGEIAINLTKINMNQLIDDLITQMQPLAIEKNLLLISNCLLNEIYLLTDSNRIKQILKNLISNAIKFTQEGKIEVILEENANDLTIKVIDEGIGIPKEKLNHIFERFKQADGSTTRKYGGTGLGLAISKELALLLGADIKAFSEVEKGSTFELILPKKTNIKNISDDKVTIFSKNENEVIDDIVFFDMDENVLEETKLKQEERILIINSDHSSFFPIAVSLKKQGVIIDYVNSFEESLSFLEKDYKLILIYEENLSSNLDEILEYLINKNLNYLVITTKENDNENFLKKEFIKTELLNKILTYLGK
- a CDS encoding sensor histidine kinase; amino-acid sequence: METSKEKQFLKIIKFMPSIFVIFFSIFVILFLYFENKNTFNEEKKDIEEKYILENKENIKEEVSRVYSFIKQLQKSTEQELKNSVKNRVYEAHGIATGIYEKYKDTKTNEEIFELIKIALGSLSFNDGRGYIFMDDVYGNKLLHPIDTSIEGKNFIDYTDARGYKLFQSIVNVIKEKTERFDEYYWYKPNTNGQVARKISFYKYFEPLNMAIGTGEYFEDFEKMIQKKALEYINMIKFGNSGYIFVLNYDGLYLSHIKKDYIGKNYIENKGIENSENVIPEMIEIAKKGNGFYSYIQNEKPTNNLPTKKISYIQGLNDWNWLIGTGFYEDDINSKILETKRKLDEKYDNYIKNILIIGSILIVILLLISRYVSLFLENKFRQYKKELDKKQLILHQQSKMAAMGEMIGNIAHQWRQPLSTITTASSGMVLQKEMGILTDEFFFEASKKINTSAQYLSQTIDDFRNFFSPNRQKTKFFLRNTFSTTLDLISAQFNAKEIHIIKNIEDIELFSYENELIQALINILNNSRDELLKKENDRYIFIDVYKNNIDEVNIIIKDNAGGIKEEVINKIFEPYFTTKHQSQGTGIGLYMTEEIVTKHLNGIISVKNKEFIFNDKKYFGAQFRIKLKLSEEE
- a CDS encoding NADPH-dependent FMN reductase, encoding MTKIGILVASSNNNQKLGLKLKELALSQNCEVDLINLVDLRLPLYSTVEEEENGIPESALDLATKILALKAFIIVAPEYNGVMPPVLNNAMAWTSRATKNWRDAFNEKFVGLATHSGGGGAKGLQAMRIMFQHLGSTIIAREILTTYEKPLNEESAIAMINSLKKLAMA
- a CDS encoding bifunctional diguanylate cyclase/phosphodiesterase — protein: MNFVTEDYLLLLAFVIILYLLSIVKNMRKLKRENHILNQYKQAVEESNIVSKADLKGNITYVNDKFCEVTLYSREEILGKPHNLLKGESSKEVFKDLWKTISSKKTWQGVLRNRRKDGEYYYVNITIMPILDEDNEIIEYIAIRHEITDLIHKSVELEKSLREDFLTKEGNRFKLLEDIKKSRKPALALLDISRFGEINDFYGYDVGDEVLKIISKVFRKFMGNKYSLYRIYSDEFAILADNEEREHFTRFVKFLVDSISSSPLTIKGKEIYVQMNYSISFEDKNSLKKTANIIKRYAKVNKDIHIYDKNLEIEKIYEKNIMWTTKLKKAFENDKIVPYYQPILNIQTNKIEKYEALVRLVDEDGIAISPYYFLDIAKKSKQYLKLTKRVIKKSFEYFKDKDYELSLNLTFEDIKNKTISTYILDMLVEYNIASKIVFEIVESEGIEDFSLVNVFIDKVRKLGCKIAIDDFGSGYSNFEYLIRLNADYIKIDGSLIKDILINKNNQEIVITIVDFAKRQGFKTIAEFVSSKEIFEKVKELGIDYAQGYYINEPKLLIKEEKA
- a CDS encoding PhoH family protein, producing the protein MKEKVYVLDTNIILQNLQNLYKISDNKTNHIVIPETVLLELEDKKKLPNELGYYSREFARLLAKMKIKEVDYKLGFKVVKLFNEEINIDIIAKDVYDTQIEQIHISESNDKRIIEVASIAQEYYRGYKTIFLSLDVYARTFALFKGIKTETLHDDKSMVPNFNFVKSIELDSSLFNSLENKDITSIDKDYEMENFAYCFESTDGNIEYAIITNGKIDILKENDFKALNVKPVNIKQKLFTKAILTNLYDLLVIDAKAGSGKTLMSVVSSMRLIDLGLYDKIVYVRNSIESLDKGADVGYLSGNDEKFRIYNMALQDTLEFIAKKHLKKSENRENQESIDSKIDELKSRYCIETLWPGEARGRTLSGAIVIMDEWQNSSEKTTQLILSRLDESCMAIVIGSNRQIDNLYLNKYNNGLTTLLKQTNESHPELKMFAIELEKAVRGKFAQFTERIFEKKVEN
- a CDS encoding FeoB-associated Cys-rich membrane protein produces the protein MEDIIIYIIVGIAAIYFLNKLFGKNGNCGCGDKGNCSKK
- the pdxH gene encoding pyridoxamine 5'-phosphate oxidase — its product is MDLTTLRAKYTTRGLDIKDLNPNPFLQFELWFNQAMQAKLTEPNAFSLATVGTDMMPSIRTVLLKIFDEKGFVFFTNYKSKKAKQIEVNPKAAALFPWLDLERQVKIEGNIEKISTTESLKYFLSRPKGSQIGAWVSHQSQVISSRSLLEQKFDEIKRKFVKGEVPFPDFWGGYIIKPTKIEFWQGGQDRLHDRFLYELEENGTWTISRLAP